The following proteins are co-located in the Tripterygium wilfordii isolate XIE 37 chromosome 2, ASM1340144v1, whole genome shotgun sequence genome:
- the LOC120014978 gene encoding BTB/POZ domain-containing protein At3g44820, giving the protein MAPAGKVSGFYREGNDWFCNAGLPSDLTIAVEGDNFHLHKFPLISKCGKIAQILEESQSIHSKISTTALAEFPGGPDTFLIPVKFCYGVRVELTPRNIVMVYCASDYLEMTDEYGEDNLLSRAESFFHKHVLRNWKDCILALQSSEGVLPRAEKLQIISKCLSSLSMMVCTDPSLFGWPMMMYGSLQSPGGSILWNGINTGARIHSAESDWWFEDISYLSVGMFERLIKKMEERGIRPENLSGAIMYYSRKYLPGLSRWQSVPSSKNRTVASFSLTPAVVDQRFLLETIVKLIPEKKGKSSCRFLLGLLRVALILGVSQTCTDSLERRIGIQLDLATLDGLLIPNYSDSDTLYNIDYIERIIHHFTSSVSRIQSFSPSSPNLEMSPSSEPLKKVARLVDNYIAEVASDVNLKPGKIRSLAESLPESSRQLHDGLYRALDIYFKAHPWLSENEKEELCNVIDCQKLSIDACAHASQNERLPLRVVLLVLFCEQMQLRTALAGCLHILENESAPTGPMAVPSDMAGSIVQRDGWVTVVRENQVLKVDMERMRSRVGELEEEFCKIKQEMKRVTKSHSSLSSPRLVARKIGCKLLSRSSDVQARDIENTGPTPRASVEQAHPSVHSRHRKSFSFF; this is encoded by the exons ATGGCCCCAGCAGGAAAGGTTTCTGGGTTCTACAGGGAGGGCAATGACTG GTTCTGCAATGCTGGGTTGCCAAGCGATTTGACTATCGCGGTTGAAGGTGACAATTTCCATCTACACAAG TTTCCACTTATCTCAAAATGTGGGAAGATCGCACAAATACTGGAAGAATCCCAAAGTATCCATTCAAAGATTTCCACCACTGCTCTTGCAGAATTCCCCGGTGGCCCTGATACATTCTTGATCCCAGTGAAATTTTGCTATGGCGTAAGAGTGGAATTGACACCACGAAATATTGTGATGGTGTATTGTGCTTCAGACTACCTAGAGATGACAGATGAGTATGGAGAAGATAACTTACTCTCTAGAGCTGAGAGTTTCTTCCACAAGCATGTCCTTCGCAACTGGAAGGACTGTATATTGGCTCTTCAAAGTTCTGAAGGTGTCTTACCGAGGGCTGAAAAGCTCCAGATAATAAGCAAATGTTTGAGTTCCTTATCCATGATGGTTTGTACAGATCCTAGTTTATTTGGATGGCCCATGATGATGTATGGTAGCTTACAGAGCCCTGGTGGAAGCATCCTGTGGAACGGAATAAACACGGGGGCTAGAATTCACAGTGCAGAATCTGATTGGTGGTTTGAAGACATTTCATATCTCAGTGTAGGTATGTTTGAAAGACTTATCaagaaaatggaagaaagaGGTATAAGGCCTGAAAATCTTTCTGGTGCAATAATGTACTATTCCAGAAAGTACCTACCTGGTCTAAGCCGATGGCAGAGTGTACCGAGTAGCAAAAACAGGACTGTTGCCAGTTTCAGCTTGACCCCCGCAGTCGTTGATCAAAGGTTTTTGTTAGAAACCATAGTGAAACTTATTccggaaaagaaaggaaagtccTCCTGTCGTTTCCTACTGGGACTTCTTCGCGTTGCATTGATATTGGGTGTTAGTCAAACATGCACTGATTCTCTAGAGAGAAGAATTGGAATACAATTGGATCTGGCAACCTTAGATGGTCTTCTCATTCCAAATTATTCGGACTCTGATACTTTATACAACATTGACTATATTGAGAGGATCATACATCATTTTACATCCTCAGTGTCAAGGATACAATCATTTTCACCATCTTCACCGAACTTAGAGATGTCACCATCATCTGAACCATTGAAAAAAGTTGCAAGATTGGTAGATAACTACATTGCAGAGGTTGCTTCCGATGTAAACTTGAAACCAGGAAAGATAAGATCACTTGCAGAGTCCCTTCCTGAATCATCAAGACAGTTGCATGATGGGCTGTACAGAGCGCTGGATATATATTTCAAG GCACATCCTTGGCTATCTGAGAACGAGAAGGAGGAACTTTGTAATGTCATTGACTGCCAAAAACTCTCCATTGATGCATGTGCTCATGCTTCCCAAAATGAAAGGCTGCCTCTTAGAGTTGTTCTTCTAGTCCTGTTTTGCGAGCAGATGCAGTTGAGAACTGCTTTAGCCGGCTGCCTCCATATCTTGGAAAATGAGAGTGCCCCTACAGGTCCAATGGCAGTCCCTAGTGACATGGCTGGCTCCATTGTGCAGAGAGATGGGTGGGTGACTGTTGTGCGTGAAAATCAAGTGTTAAAGGTGGATATGGAAAGAATGAGGTCTAGAGTTGGAGAGCTTGAGGAAGAATTTTgcaaaataaaacaagaaatgaAACGGGTGACCAAATCACACAGTTCCCTCAGTTCACCTCGCCTGGTTGCCAGGAAGATTGGATGCAAGCTTCTTTCACGATCCTCAGATGTGCAAGCACGTGATATTGAAAACACTGGACCTACTCCAAGAGCATCAGTCGAGCAAGCACACCCCTCCGTGCACTCTAGGCATCGGAAAAGTTTCTCCTTTTTTTGA
- the LOC120014590 gene encoding AP-2 complex subunit alpha-1-like, whose product MALSGMRGLSVFISDVRNCQNKDQERLRVDKELGNIRTRFKNEKGVSPYEKKKYVWKMLYIYMLGYDVDFGHMETVSLISAPKYPEKQVGYIVTSSLLNENHDFLRLAINTVRNDIIGRNETFQCLALTMVGNIGGREFAESLAPDVQKLLISSSCRPLVRKKAALCLLRLFRKNPDVVNVDGWADRMAQLLDERDLGVLTSSMSLLVALVSNNHEAYWSCLPKCVKMLERLARNQDVPQEYTYYGIPSPWLQVKTMRALQYFPTIEDPNTRKALFEVLQRILMGTDVVKNVNKNNASHAVLFEALALVMHLDAEKEMMSQCVALLGKFIAVREPNIRYLGLENMTRMLMVTDVQDIIKRHQAQIITSLKDPDVSIRRRALDLLYGMCDVSNAKDIVEELLQYLNTADFAMREELSLKAAILAEKFAPDLSWYVDVILQLIDKAGDFVSDDIWFRVVQFVTNNEDLQPYAAAKARDYLDKPAIHETMVKVSAYLLGEFGHLLARRPGCGPKELFSVLHEKLPTVSSSTISILLSTYAKILMHTQPPDPELQNQIWAIFNKYESCIDAEIQQRAVEYFSLSRKGAALMDILAEMPKFPERQSALIKRAEDTEVDTADQSAIKLRAQQQMSNALVVTDQPPANGTPPVGQLSLVKVPSMSSNVDISSADQAMAQANGTLNNVDQTPSADLLGDLLGPLAIEGPPGAAVQSDDHAVSGLEGTPNAVDGAAIVPVGEQTNSVQPIGNINERFHALCLKDSGVLYEDPFTQIGIKAEWRAHQGRLVLFLGNKNTSPLVSVQALILPPSHLKMELSLVPETIPPRAQVQCPLEVVNLRPSRDIAVLDFSYKFGSNMVNVKLRLPAIVNKFLQPISVSGDEFFLQWRSLSGPPLKLQEVVRGVRPMPLLEMTNLFNSLRLMVCPGLDPNPNNLVASTTFYSESTRAMLCLIRIETDPADRTQLRMTVASGDPTLTFELKEFIKEQLVSIPTATRAPAQVQPAPPPVAQPTSPVASLNDPGAMLAGLL is encoded by the exons ATGGCGCTTTCAGGGATGAGAGGTCTCTCCGTTTTCATCAGCGACGTTCGCAATTGTCAGAACAAGGACCAGGAGCGCCTTCGCGTTGACAAGGAGCTCGGTAACATTCGCACCCGCTTCAAGAACGAGAAG GGTGTGAGTCCTtatgaaaagaagaaatatgTATGGAAGATGCTCTACATTTATATGCTTGGTTATGATGTAGATTTTGGCCACATGGAAACTGTTTCTTTGATATCTGCCCCCAAGTATCCGGAAAAGCAG GTTGGGTACATAGTGACGTCAAGCTTGCTCAATGAGAACCATGATTTCTTGAGATTAGCTATAAATACTGTTCGCAATGATATTATTGGTCGGAATGAGACTTTTCAGTGCCTTGCATTGACTATG GTTGGAAATATTGGCGGGAGGGAATTTGCTGAATCGTTGGCACCTGATGTTCAAAAGTTACTT ATTTCGAGCAGCTGCAGACCTCTTGTGAGAAAAAAAGCTGCACTATGTCTGCTGCGCTTGTTTAGGAAAAATCCCGATGTTGTGAACGTCGATGGCTG GGCGGATCGGATGGCACAGCTTTTAGATGAACGTGATCTTGGTGTTTTGACATCTTCTATGAGCCTTCTTGTTGCTTTAGTCTCGAATAACCATGAAGCATATTGGAGTTGTCTTCCAAAGTGTGTTAAGATGCTGGAGAGGCTTGCTCGGAACCAAGATGTTCCACAAGAATACACTTATTATGGTATCCCATCCCCCTGGCTCCAG GTTAAGACAATGAGGGCTCTTCAGTATTTTCCAACAATTGAAGACCCAAATACCAGAAAGGCACTGTTTGAG GTTTTACAACGGATATTGATGGGAACTGATGTTGTGAAAAACGTTAATAAGAACAATGCTTCTCATGCTGTTCTCTTTGAAGCCCTAGCTCTT GTGATGCATCTTGATGCTGAAAAAGAGATGATGTCTCAGTGTGTTGCCCTTCTTGGAAAATTTATTGCTGTGCGTGAACCAAATATCCGATATCTTGGCTTG GAAAATATGACTCGGATGCTGATGGTCACAGATGTCCAGGATATTATTAAAAGACATCAGGCTCAGATCATCACCTCATTGAAGGATCCAGATGTTAG TATCCGTAGGCGTGCTCTTGATTTGCTTTATGGTATGTGTGATGTTTCAAATGCAAAGGACATTGTCGAAGAATTATTGCAG TATCTGAACACAGCAGACTTTGCCATGCGTGAAGAATTGTCGCTTAAAGCTGCTATTCTTGCAGAAAAGTTTGCCCCCGATCTCTCATG GTATGTGGACGTGATCCTTCAGTTAATTGACAAGGCAGGAGATTTTGTCAGTGATGACATATGGTTTCGGGTTGTGCAGTTTGTTACTAACAATGAAGACCTGCAG CCCTATGCTGCAGCAAAAGCCAGAGATTATCTTGACAAGCCTGCTATACATGAGACCATGGTTAAG GTAAGCGCTTATCTTCTGGGAGAATTTGGCCATCTTTTGGCCAGACGGCCTGGATGTGGTCCAAAGGAGTTATTTAGTGTCTTACATGAGAAGCTTCCTACTGTGTC GAGTTCTACCATTTCTATTTTGCTTTCAACTTATGCCAAGATCTTAATGCATACTCAACCCCCAGACCCTGAACTGCAGAATCAGATTTGGGCAATATTTAACAA ATATGAGAGTTGCATAGATGCTGAGATACAACAACGAGCTGTTGAGTATTTTTCCTTGAGTAGGAAGGGTGCAGCTTTAATGGATATACTGGCTGAAATGCCAAAATTCCCTGAGCGCCAG TCTGCATTGATAAAAAGAGCAGAAGATACAGAAGTTGATACTGCAGACCAAAGTGCTATTAAATTGCGAGCACAGCaacaaatgtcaaatgctcTGGTTGTAACAGACCAACCCCCAGCTAATGGAACACCACCTGTCGGGCAGCTGAGTCTCGTGAAAGTTCCCAGCATGAGCAGCAATGTG GATATCAGTTCAGCAGACCAAGCAATGGCCCAggcaaatggtacattgaacaATGTTGATCAAACTCCTTCAGCAGATCTCCTTGGTGATCTTTTGGGACCACTAGCTATAGAAGGCCCTCCAGGGGCTGCTGTCCAATCTGATGATCATGCTGTATCTGGATTGGAAGGTACTCCAAATGCAGTTGATGGAGCAGCCATTGTACCAGTTGGAGAGCAGACAAATTCTGTGCAG CCCATTGGAAATATCAATGAAAGATTTCACGCTTTGTGCTTGAAGGATAGTGGGGTTCTATACGAGGATCCTTTTACACAG ATTGGCATTAAAGCAGAGTGGCGAGCCCATCAGGGGCGTCTTGTTCTTTTCCTGGGAAACAAGAATACTTCTCCACTTGTTTCTGTTCAGGCCCTAATATTGCCTCCGTCACATTTAAAGATGGAGCTCTCTCTTGTACCTGAAACCATACCTCCACGGGCACAA GTGCAATGCCCACTTGAAGTAGTGAATCTCCGGCCAAGCAGGGATATTGCAGTTCTAGACTTCTCCTACAAGTTTGGTAGCAACATG GTCAATGTCAAGCTCCGTCTTCCTGCTATAGTGAATAAATTTCTTCAGCCTATATCAGTGTCAGGTGACGAGTTTTTCCTTCAGTGGAGATCACTTTCAGGACCACCTCTGAAGCTTCAAGAAGTT GTTAGAGGTGTAAGACCGATGCCTCTCCTAGAAATGACAAATTTATTTAACAGTTTGCGATTGATGGTTTGTCCAGGGCTT GACCCAAATCCTAATAATCTGGTTGCAAGCACAACCTTTTACTCAGAGAGTACAAGAGCCATGCTTTGCTTg ATTAGAATTGAAACAGATCCAGCTGACAGAACGCAGTTGCGAATGACAGTAGCCTCAGGGGATCCCACACTAACATTTGA GTTGAAAGAGTTCATCAAGGAACAACTAGTTAGCATTCCAACAGCAACACGTGCACCTGCTCAGGTGCAACCGGCTCCACCTCCAGTAGCTCAACCAACCAGTCCTGTGGCATCTTTGAATGATCCTGGAGCTATGCTTGCTGGTCTGTTGTAA